Proteins encoded in a region of the Cheilinus undulatus linkage group 8, ASM1832078v1, whole genome shotgun sequence genome:
- the LOC121514139 gene encoding B-cell receptor CD22-like — protein sequence MIPVLVLLFLRAGSLRAWSVTFENPDPCALEGSSVTFRCSYNYKYGQTVTKTAWYKGELKNGTWERVALSDLPSYQNRFQYIGDREHNCSLVLHELQQNDTGYYYFRFDTENYGWRSKKSVFLSITALRARVNPDTVRAGDAVTLECETSCTLNSTVWFKNGRPVTKTKFQAQAEDSGNYSCAVEGHESERSHPVALDVQYPPLNVSVVVSYPSILNESSSINLTCSCSANPAAENFTWFRRTASPSPSTLIQVGSGRVLSLLSVEMSHAYLYLCRARNTVGENNSNEVPITMREESQDLFTLNRIFLLVGVGVKVLILLVLSLVIIWAWRRGSPPAVETEEDGRIYELISTAKMDNRDGVCQREVSV from the exons ATGATTCCAGTGCTCGTTCTTCTGTTTCTAAGAGCAG GATCCTTGAGGGCTTGGTCTGTGACTTTTGAAAACCCTGATCCCTGTGCTTTGGAGGGGTCATCAGTCACGTTCAGGTGCTCGTATAACTACAAATATGGACAAACTGTGACAAAGACTGCATGGTACAAAGGGGAACTAAAGAATGGCACCTGGGAACGTGTGGCGCTCTCAGACCTTCCTTCATATCAGAATCGTTTTCAGTATATTGGCGACCGAGAGCACAACTGTAGCCTGGTTCTCCATGAGCTGCAGCAGAATGACACTGGATATTACTACTTCAGGTTTGACACAGAAAACTATGGCTGGCGCAGTAAGAAATCAGTGTTTCTCTCCATCACGG CGCTGAGAGCCAGAGTGAACCCTGacactgtgagagcaggagaCGCCGTGACTCTTGAATGTGAAACCTCATGCACACTTAACAGCACAGTCTGGTTCAAAAATGGACGCCCAGTCACCAAAACAAAGTTCCAGGCTCAGGCAGAGGATTCTGGGAATTATTCATGTGCCGTTGAAGGCCATGAGTCAGAGCGATCACATCCTGTGGCTCTCGATGTTCAGT ATCCTCCTTTGAACGTGTCAGTTGTTGTGAGTTACCCCAGCATACTCAATGAATCCAGCAGCATCAATCTGACCTGCAGCTGCTCTGCAAACCCTGCAGCAGAAAACTTTACCTGGTTTAGGAGAACAGCCTCTCCCAGCCCCAGCACCTTGATCCAGGTGGGCTCAGGGCGAGTgctgtctctcctctctgtggaGATGTCCCACGCTTACCTGTACCTCTGCCGGGCCAGGAACACAGTGGGAGAAAACAATTCAAATGAGGTGCCGATAACCATGAGGGAAGAAAGTCAGG ATCTCTTCACTTTAAACCGAATCTTCCTTCTTGTCGGTGTTGGAGTCAAAGTTTTAATTTTGCTGGTTCTTTCACTGGTTATCATCTGGGCTTG GAGGCGAGGAAGCCCCCCTGCTGTTGAAACTGAG GAGGATGGCCGTATTTATGAACTCATCAGCACTGCCAAAATGGATAATAGAGACGGTGTCTGTCAGAGGGAAGTGTCTGTTTGA
- the LOC121513494 gene encoding uncharacterized protein LOC121513494, whose protein sequence is MDRGMIAASALLQTLYQTAEVKRELSRKIDLCLSGVNGEEEESRDDEDFSNMVAAVGSGPNLHGLFSQMLSTAQNPAALSYRTRPVNIKVAVGEPAVFRCGVPETSPNLTFTLSGSHGNHKLTCPQGHIEDIPEALYGSCEIKKGESLAVWTIKGTSFSDNGTRVECQQLNNPEKRSAVLHVYDNGINRAVLIGCVIGGFFGMLLVAALAFITLQRSETAQRCFRGTAGEDDTTTIVTKG, encoded by the exons ATGGACAGGGGGATGATTGCAGCATCAGCACTATTGCAGACGCTGTACCAGACTGCTgaggtgaagagggagctgagccgaaag ATTGATCTATGCCTGAGTGGAGTGaatggagaagaggaggagagcagagatgATGAAGATTTCTCAAACATGGTTGCTGCTGTTGGCTCTGGCCCAAATCTACACGGCCTCTTCAG TCAAATGTTGTCAACAGCTCAGAACCCAGCTGCTCTCAGTTACCGCACACGTCCAGTGAACATCAAAGTGGCTGTGGGAGAACCTGCAGTGTTTCGCTGTGGAGTCCCTGAAACTTCTCCAAACCTCACATTCACGCTCTCTGGGAGTCATGGCAACCATAAGCTCACCTGCCCACAGGGCCACATAGAGGATATCCCAGAG GCTCTCTATGGAAGCTGTGAAATAAAGAAAGGCGAGTCTTTGGCTGTTTGGACCATAAAGGGAACTTCTTTCTCCGACAATGGCACACGAGTCGAATGTCAGCAGTTAAACAATCCTGAAAAACGTTCTGCTGTTCTGCACGTTTACG ATAACGGCATAAATCGGGCTGTTCTCATTGGCTGTGTCATCGGTGGATTTTTCGGCATGCTGTTGGTGGCTGCTTTAGCATTTATCACTCTACAGAGATCTGAGACCGCCCAGAGGTGCTTCA gggGGACAGCAGGAGAAGATGATACAACAACAATCGTAACAAAGGGTTAA